In Platichthys flesus chromosome 20, fPlaFle2.1, whole genome shotgun sequence, a single genomic region encodes these proteins:
- the LOC133931802 gene encoding uncharacterized protein LOC133931802, with translation MVVWIRRALSGKGHGAAAAGATLLGWSPTRGYLTVIPKTRHPAAHVRVVDLRTDSVTKPGPAMLQAMVAAAVRPELIRDDPIVHELQKIAADMFGMEDALFLPSGTMGNLVAVMSHCWGRGNEMIVGDLSHLHIYEQGSSAQVAGVHSTTVTTLRNGTFDLDELESKIRHDDPSLARSRLICLENSHNIQGGRVLPLTFLQEVRALADRYGLSVHMDGARLLNAAVAQGVPPHTILQHTHSVTLCLNKGLGAPVGSVLAGSKDFINRAVRARHALGGRMSQISLLAAAGRVSLLDMVGRLEEDHRNAKTFAQALLDCDPPLFAVDMASVETNIVVFRLREPSLSPSEFCAHMVQVGEGEEAALGQVVQVAMIPFFGNSVRAVWHLGISPEDTQLAIQKMHYVVSQYSKEKLFSSASV, from the exons ATGGTGGTGTGGATCAGAAGAGCGCTGTCCGGTAAAGGacacggagcagcagcagcaggggcgACTCTGCTGGGATGGAGCCCCACGCGGGGCTACCTCACCGTCATCCCCAAGACCAGGCACCCCGCGGCGCACGTCCGGGTGGTGGACCTCCGCACAGATTCAGTGACCAAGCCCGGGCCCGCGATGCTCCAGGCCATGGTGGCGGCCGCGGTCAGACCTGAGCTGATAAGAGATGACCCGATAGTTCATG AGCTCCAGAAAATTGCAGCGGATATGTTTGGAATGGAGGACGCGCTCTTTCTACCCAGTGGAACCATGGGAAACCTTGTTGCAG TGATGTCACACTGCTGGGGGCGGGGCAACGAGATGATTGTGGGCGACCTGTCCCATTTGCACATATATGAGCAGGGGTCAAGTGCACAG GTGGCTGGTGTCCACAGCACCACAGTGACCACGCTCCGTAATGGAACATTTGACTTGGACGAGCTGGAATCAAAGATCCGCCACGATGACCCATCGCTGGCCCGCTCGAGGCTGATATGTTTGGAGAACTCACACAACATACAGGGAGGACGTGTGTTGCCTCTGACCTTCTTGCAGGAG GTTCGTGCTTTGGCAGACAGATACGGGCTGTCGGTTCACATGGACGGAGCCAGGCTATTGAACGCTGCCGTGGCCCAGGGAGTGCCTCCACACACAatactgcagcacacacactccgTCACTTTGTGCCTTAACAAG GGTTTGGGTGCCCCTGTGGGTTCCGTGCTGGCTGGATCCAAAGACTTCATCAACCGAGCGGTACGGGCGAGACATGCCCTGGGTGGGCGGATGAGCCAGATTAGTTTACTAGCAGCAGCTGGAAGAGTGTCTTTACTGGATATGGTGGGACGACTGGAAGAGGATCACCGCAACGCAAAAACCTTTGCTCAAG CTCTGCTCGACTGTGACCCCCCTCTATTTGCTGTGGACATGGCGTCTGTGGAGACAAACATCGTGGTTTTCCGGCTCAGGGAGCCCAGTTTGAGTCCGTCTGAGTTCTGCGCCCACATGGTTCAGGtcggagagggggaggaggctgCACTGGGACAAGTGGTACAGGTTGCGATGATTCCTTTCTTTGGAAACTCGGTCCGGGCTGTGTGGCATCTCGGGATCTCCCCTGAAGATACCCAGCTGGCCATCCAGAAAATGCATTATGTTGTGTCTCAGTACTCAAAGGAGAAACTCTTTAGTTCGGCAAGTGTCTAA